One region of Vigna angularis cultivar LongXiaoDou No.4 chromosome 10, ASM1680809v1, whole genome shotgun sequence genomic DNA includes:
- the LOC108335177 gene encoding uncharacterized protein LOC108335177: MKRTGKKTKPTVADLLKTPSPVASPEADSPAIFTRVASTSKRAKKVTLATSSSPPRSHRAPSNISDLRNFTSSGVDDLKRRIDYSHSEFLKDLEASNSRLHKRFKMQTQAYQQAMDEAEKEYKKVSERITESRDAMKASYEEFMLDAQASASRACKTSIVELSQSFEKAIDSLRKRYGVSSN, translated from the exons ATGAAGAGGACGGGAAAGAAAACCAAACCAACGGTGGCAGATCTCCTGAAAACACCGTCGCCGGTTGCTTCACCGGAGGCGGATTCTCCTGCTATTTTCACGAGGGTGGCTTCCACCTCCAAGCGAGCGAAGAAAGTTACTCTGGCCACCAGCTCATCTCCACCTCGCAGTCACAGAGCTCCGAGCAACATCTCCGACCTCAGAAACTTCACCTCTTCCGGAGTCGACGATCTCAAGCGTCGCATCGATTACTCTCACTCCGAGTTCCTCAAGGATCTCGAGGCATCTAACTCACGTCTCCACAAACGCTTCAAG atGCAGACTCAAGCATACCAGCAAGCAATGGATGAAGCAGAGAAGGAATACAAAAAGGTTTCTGAACGGATAACGGAAAGCCGAGATGCAATGAAG GCTTCTTACGAAGAATTCATGCTGGACGCACAGGCTAGCGCATCTCGTG CATGCAAAACTTCTATCGTTGAGCTTTCGCAGTCGTTTGAGAAGGCGATTGACTCTCTTCGAAAACGCTATGGAGTTTCATCAAATTAA
- the LOC108335176 gene encoding uncharacterized protein LOC108335176 has product MHAVMKITLTKTFILRCFLVSLFLSLPFIFLYLLFPQQQPFHNPVTNKDLRIRPGYSSYETYIQRQLNKTLNPRLRKIWTTRDWDRKIPVFARFFEELKERKLLQNTSKALCIGARVGQEVEALRRIGVLDSLGMDLVPYPPLVVKGDFHNQPFNNDTFDFEFSNVFDHALYPERFVAEIERTLKPEGVCVLHVALSRRADKYSANDLYSIQPLVELFNHSALVHVRSVDGFGLDTEVAFRKNGGTRHHRL; this is encoded by the coding sequence ATGCATGCGGTCATGAAAATCACGCTCACAAAAACATTCATCCTAAGGTGCTTCCTCGtctccctcttcctctctctccCATTCATCTTCCTCTACCTATTATTCCCACAACAACAACCCTTTCATAATCCTGTAACAAACAAAGACCTCAGAATCCGACCCGGTTACTCCTCCTACGAAACCTACATACAGCGCCAGCTTAACAAGACCCTCAACCCCAGGCTCCGAAAAATATGGACAACCCGCGACTGGGACCGCAAGATTCCCGTCTTTGCGCGGTTCTTCGAGGAGCTTAAGGAGAGAAAGCTTCTCCAAAACACGTCGAAGGCGTTGTGCATCGGTGCGCGAGTGGGGCAAGAGGTGGAAGCGTTGCGGCGAATCGGAGTGCTTGACTCGTTGGGAATGGATTTGGTTCCTTACCCACCTCTTGTTGTGAAGGGTGACTTTCACAACCAACCCTTCAACAACGACACCTTTGATTTCGAGTTCTCCAACGTGTTCGACCACGCGCTGTACCCGGAGCGGTTCGTGGCGGAGATCGAACGCACTTTGAAGCCGGAGGGGGTGTGCGTTCTCCACGTGGCGTTGTCCAGGCGCGCCGATAAGTACTCCGCTAACGACCTCTACAGCATCCAGCCCCTCGTCGAACTCTTCAACCACTCCGCTTTGGTTCACGTTCGCAGCGTCGATGGCTTTGGGTTAGACACCGAGGTTGCCTTTCGCAAAAACGGGGGAACTCGTCACCACCGTCTCTGA